One segment of Vibrio orientalis CIP 102891 = ATCC 33934 DNA contains the following:
- the ccmE gene encoding cytochrome c maturation protein CcmE — MNPRRKKRLGIVLAIFIGISATIGLMLYALNQNMDLFYTPTELVNGKPDGTKPHVGQRLRIGGMVVEGSVKRDVESLRVSFDLHDVGPKVTIVYDGILPDLFREGQGIVAQGVLLDETTVEAFEVLAKHDEEYMPPEVAEAMKKTHEPLQYTEQQKQGSDQ; from the coding sequence ATGAACCCAAGACGTAAAAAGAGGCTCGGCATTGTTCTTGCGATCTTTATCGGGATCAGTGCAACCATCGGTTTGATGTTGTACGCCCTAAATCAGAATATGGATTTGTTCTACACGCCAACGGAATTGGTGAACGGTAAACCGGACGGAACCAAACCTCATGTAGGTCAGCGCTTACGTATTGGTGGTATGGTTGTTGAAGGCTCTGTTAAACGTGATGTTGAGTCTCTACGTGTTTCATTTGACCTTCATGATGTCGGCCCTAAAGTAACGATTGTTTATGATGGTATTCTTCCAGATCTTTTCCGTGAAGGGCAGGGTATTGTTGCTCAAGGCGTACTGCTAGATGAAACAACGGTTGAGGCATTCGAAGTGCTTGCGAAGCACGACGAAGAGTACATGCCACCAGAAGTTGCTGAAGCGATGAAAAAAACGCATGAACCGCTTCAATATACTGAACAACAAAAACAAGGAAGCGATCAATGA
- a CDS encoding heme lyase CcmF/NrfE family subunit: MIAEIGHFALIISLAFAVLLSILPLVGASKNNTLLMNSARPLSWGMFLLLLLSFCILLWAFYTNDFTLNYVASNSNSQLPWYYRLTAVWGAHEGSLLLWVLIQAAWTVAVAMFSRGMPQESVARVLAVMGMITVGFLLFIILTSNPFLRTLPYFPVDGRDLNPLLQDPGLIIHPPMLYMGYVGFSVAFSFAIASLMTGRLDTAWARWSRPWTTAAWLFLTLGIALGSWWAYYELGWGGWWFWDPVENASFMPWLAGTALMHSLAVTEKRGTFKAWTVLLAISAFSLSLLGTFLVRSGILVSVHAFASDPSRGMFILGFLVFVIGGSLLLFAVKGASVRVRGNFDLVSRENALLANNVLLIAALVVVLVGTLLPLVHKQIGLGSVSIGAPFFDMLFAWLMIPFSFLLGIGPLIRWKRDDLSSLKKPMLISGVASLVLAFVFTTLLSDFFLTMAYIGWVMALWIIFMHGFELYQRATHRHPFMEGVKKLQRSHWAMMMGHIGLAVSVIGIAMVQNYSIERDVRLAPGEHFQIQGYDFYFEGLRDKDGPNYDGYIADFEITHDGKYINTLHAEKRFYTTARSMMTEAAIDRGFTRDLYIAMGERLDDNKSWAVRIYYKPFVRWIWAGSLLMALGGAIAISDKRYRFRKSTKKQEA, from the coding sequence ATGATTGCTGAAATCGGTCACTTTGCACTGATCATCTCACTGGCATTTGCGGTACTGCTCAGTATCTTGCCACTGGTTGGTGCATCGAAAAATAATACTCTTTTAATGAACAGCGCCAGACCTTTGTCTTGGGGTATGTTCCTCCTGCTACTATTGTCGTTTTGTATTCTGCTTTGGGCATTTTATACCAACGATTTTACCCTTAACTATGTAGCAAGTAACTCGAATAGCCAGTTGCCTTGGTACTATCGCTTAACGGCGGTTTGGGGTGCGCACGAAGGTTCACTATTACTTTGGGTACTCATCCAAGCCGCGTGGACGGTTGCCGTTGCGATGTTTAGTCGCGGTATGCCACAAGAATCGGTTGCACGTGTGTTAGCGGTCATGGGCATGATCACGGTGGGCTTCCTACTGTTTATCATTCTAACCTCTAACCCATTCTTACGTACGTTGCCGTATTTCCCGGTTGATGGTCGTGACCTTAACCCGCTTCTACAAGATCCCGGGTTAATCATTCACCCACCTATGCTTTACATGGGTTACGTTGGTTTCTCTGTTGCGTTCTCTTTTGCTATCGCGTCATTGATGACAGGTCGCCTTGATACCGCATGGGCTCGTTGGTCTCGTCCTTGGACAACAGCAGCATGGTTGTTCCTAACACTTGGTATCGCTCTAGGTTCATGGTGGGCTTACTACGAACTTGGCTGGGGTGGCTGGTGGTTCTGGGATCCAGTAGAAAACGCTTCGTTCATGCCTTGGCTTGCTGGTACAGCATTGATGCACTCACTCGCCGTCACAGAAAAACGCGGCACGTTTAAAGCGTGGACGGTATTACTGGCGATCTCTGCATTCTCGTTAAGTCTACTGGGTACCTTCCTAGTTCGTTCTGGTATCTTGGTTTCGGTGCATGCGTTCGCATCGGATCCATCGCGAGGTATGTTTATCTTAGGCTTCCTCGTATTTGTTATTGGTGGCTCACTGCTTCTGTTCGCCGTAAAAGGTGCATCAGTACGTGTCCGTGGTAACTTTGATCTGGTTTCTCGTGAAAACGCACTATTAGCTAACAACGTTCTACTTATCGCGGCACTGGTTGTTGTTCTTGTGGGTACATTGCTACCACTCGTTCACAAACAAATTGGCTTAGGCTCAGTATCGATTGGTGCTCCGTTCTTTGACATGCTATTTGCTTGGTTGATGATTCCATTCTCATTCTTGCTTGGTATTGGTCCTCTGATTCGTTGGAAGCGTGATGACCTATCAAGCTTGAAAAAACCAATGCTGATTTCTGGTGTCGCATCACTGGTGCTTGCATTTGTTTTCACCACGCTACTGTCAGACTTCTTCTTAACCATGGCTTACATCGGTTGGGTAATGGCACTGTGGATCATCTTCATGCACGGTTTTGAACTGTACCAACGTGCGACACACCGTCACCCATTTATGGAAGGTGTGAAGAAACTTCAGCGTAGCCACTGGGCGATGATGATGGGCCATATTGGCTTAGCGGTATCTGTTATTGGTATCGCGATGGTGCAAAACTACAGCATTGAACGTGATGTGCGTTTAGCGCCGGGTGAGCATTTCCAAATTCAAGGTTATGACTTCTACTTTGAAGGTCTACGTGACAAAGATGGTCCTAACTATGATGGTTACATTGCGGACTTTGAAATTACTCATGATGGTAAATACATCAATACGCTTCATGCTGAAAAACGCTTCTATACCACAGCGCGTTCAATGATGACTGAAGCAGCGATTGATCGCGGATTTACTCGCGACCTTTACATCGCAATGGGCGAACGCCTAGATGACAATAAGTCGTGGGCGGTACGTATTTACTACAAACCATTTGTTCGTTGGATTTGGGCTGGTTCGCTATTGATGGCTCTAGGTGGTGCAATCGCAATTAGCGATAAACGTTACCGCTTCAGAAAGAGCACCAAGAAGCAGGAGGCATAA
- a CDS encoding DsbE family thiol:disulfide interchange protein — MNKKLLFIPLVAFLGLVAVFATQLVKNQHGDDPTKLESVLVGKAVPEFRLEDLAEPGKLYDQAIFKGEPLLLNVWATWCPTCYAEHQYLNELASQGVKIIGMNYKDDREKAVGWLNDLGNPYLISLFDGNGMLGLDLGVYGAPETFLIDANGVIRYRHVGDVNTRNWSEKLKPMYEELIAEAKQ; from the coding sequence ATGAATAAGAAACTATTGTTTATTCCCCTAGTGGCATTCTTAGGCTTGGTGGCAGTTTTTGCCACCCAGCTAGTGAAAAACCAACATGGTGATGATCCAACCAAACTAGAATCTGTTTTGGTTGGTAAGGCAGTGCCAGAGTTCCGTCTTGAAGACCTAGCTGAACCGGGCAAACTTTATGACCAAGCGATCTTTAAAGGTGAGCCTTTACTGTTAAACGTTTGGGCAACTTGGTGTCCGACTTGTTACGCAGAGCACCAGTACCTAAATGAATTAGCTTCGCAAGGCGTTAAGATCATTGGTATGAACTACAAAGATGATCGTGAAAAAGCGGTTGGCTGGCTCAACGACTTAGGTAATCCGTACCTAATCAGCTTGTTTGATGGTAACGGTATGCTTGGTCTAGATTTAGGCGTCTATGGCGCACCTGAAACCTTCCTGATTGACGCGAATGGCGTTATTCGTTACCGCCATGTAGGCGATGTGAATACACGTAATTGGAGCGAAAAGCTCAAGCCAATGTATGAAGAGCTTATTGCGGAGGCGAAACAATGA
- a CDS encoding cytochrome c-type biogenesis protein, protein MKKWILALVACLTFSMTAYATIEIYEFDNLEQEHQFKELGNTLRCPKCQNNTIADSNAELAVDLRHKVYEMTKEGKSKQEIVDYMIARYGNFVTYNPPFTIATSILWLGPIAVVLFGFGLIIVRSRKPKAVKEQNDQEWDSDKEARLKALLDEEKNDGDKQ, encoded by the coding sequence ATGAAGAAGTGGATCCTCGCATTAGTTGCGTGTTTGACTTTCTCAATGACGGCTTACGCTACGATCGAAATCTATGAGTTTGATAACCTTGAGCAAGAGCATCAATTCAAAGAGTTAGGCAATACGCTTCGCTGTCCAAAATGTCAGAACAACACCATTGCCGATTCGAACGCTGAACTCGCGGTCGACCTGCGTCATAAAGTGTATGAGATGACCAAAGAAGGTAAGTCTAAGCAAGAGATCGTTGATTACATGATCGCTCGCTATGGTAACTTCGTGACTTATAACCCGCCGTTTACTATTGCAACCTCAATCCTCTGGCTTGGGCCAATTGCGGTTGTCTTATTTGGTTTCGGTTTGATCATCGTTCGCAGTCGCAAGCCGAAGGCAGTGAAAGAGCAAAATGATCAAGAGTGGGACTCTGACAAAGAAGCGCGCCTTAAAGCACTTCTTGATGAAGAAAAGAATGATGGAGACAAGCAGTAA
- the ccmI gene encoding c-type cytochrome biogenesis protein CcmI: MTLFWIASVILIAISILLIALPFIKKKSNNDEQLRDELNKAFYKDRLSELEEEADEGLVENQQDLIEDLKQSLLDDIPADEKKHDESNTSALAVIIPSALLVIGLSYGLYFKFGASDDVQQWQEVSANLPALSKKLMSPEGAELSEDEMSDLSLALRTRLHYQPDDSTGWLLLGRIALANRTIDTAIGAMKKAYNLESDNPDVMLGYAQALMLSQDDVDQDKARRLLGKLVQDDYVDLRVFSLLAFDAYERKDYPAAVRYWSIMQQMIGPKDSRYEMLSRSIENAQKQMGQQVGTGKSVAITINVGEQVNADPNASLIVSVHTADGSPMPVAAARFPLGSFPRTVVLDDGNSMLQDRKLSSLDSLMVRVRIDSDGNVATKDGDWFGESEAVKMGEPVEVMINNQY; the protein is encoded by the coding sequence ATGACACTATTTTGGATAGCCTCAGTCATTCTTATCGCAATCAGTATTTTGCTAATTGCACTGCCGTTTATTAAGAAGAAGTCAAACAACGACGAGCAACTTCGAGACGAACTCAACAAGGCGTTCTACAAAGATCGTTTATCTGAGCTTGAAGAAGAAGCCGATGAAGGCTTAGTTGAAAACCAACAAGACTTGATCGAGGACCTGAAGCAGTCGTTGCTTGATGACATTCCGGCTGATGAGAAGAAACACGATGAGAGCAATACCTCAGCGCTTGCTGTCATCATTCCATCTGCATTGCTAGTCATTGGCCTTTCTTACGGTCTTTACTTCAAATTTGGTGCATCAGATGACGTTCAGCAATGGCAAGAAGTAAGTGCTAACCTTCCTGCGCTGTCAAAAAAACTGATGTCTCCTGAAGGAGCTGAATTAAGTGAAGACGAAATGAGCGACCTGTCACTGGCACTTCGCACACGTCTACACTACCAACCTGACGATTCAACAGGCTGGCTATTGTTAGGTCGTATCGCACTTGCGAACCGTACAATCGACACAGCAATTGGTGCAATGAAAAAAGCATACAATCTTGAGTCAGATAACCCAGACGTTATGTTAGGTTACGCTCAGGCGTTGATGCTGTCGCAAGACGATGTCGATCAAGATAAAGCGCGTCGCCTGTTAGGTAAGCTAGTTCAAGATGACTACGTTGATCTACGCGTCTTCTCTTTACTGGCATTTGATGCTTATGAGCGTAAAGACTACCCTGCAGCGGTTCGTTACTGGAGTATTATGCAGCAGATGATTGGCCCGAAAGATTCTCGCTATGAAATGCTGTCTCGCAGTATTGAAAACGCGCAGAAGCAGATGGGTCAACAAGTTGGCACAGGTAAATCAGTGGCTATTACGATTAACGTTGGCGAGCAAGTGAATGCTGATCCTAACGCGTCACTCATCGTTTCCGTTCACACAGCAGACGGTTCTCCGATGCCGGTAGCCGCAGCCCGTTTCCCACTTGGTAGTTTCCCAAGAACGGTGGTTCTTGATGATGGTAATAGCATGCTGCAAGATCGTAAGCTATCATCTCTTGATTCATTAATGGTTCGTGTCCGCATTGATAGCGACGGTAATGTTGCGACTAAGGATGGGGACTGGTTTGGTGAGAGCGAAGCCGTTAAAATGGGTGAACCAGTTGAAGTTATGATTAATAATCAGTATTAA
- a CDS encoding MlaA family lipoprotein: MNKIKPQLGMLLCSALLITGCASAPSEEPLAGEPQVYDPFESFNRSMWTINYDYLDPYLVKPVSLAYVDYVPVPIRSGIANFLGNLDEPSSMINNLVMGNGDKALDHFNRFWINTTLGLGGLIDVASEAGITDHNEKAFSDAIGHYGVGNGPYVMVPAYGPWTVRESADIVDGMYVPLSYLNIWAGLGKWALEGLESRAVLAKQESLLDDSPDPYALVRDVYVQRQDFKAEIETEDYDAEEEAYLDEYLEDF, encoded by the coding sequence ATGAATAAGATAAAGCCGCAGTTAGGGATGTTACTGTGCTCTGCTCTTCTAATCACTGGGTGTGCGTCAGCGCCGAGTGAAGAGCCATTGGCAGGGGAGCCGCAAGTCTATGACCCTTTTGAGAGCTTTAACCGCTCGATGTGGACAATCAACTACGATTATTTAGACCCATACTTAGTTAAACCCGTTTCCTTGGCGTATGTGGATTATGTCCCTGTGCCTATTCGTAGTGGAATTGCAAACTTCCTAGGTAACTTGGATGAACCATCGAGCATGATCAATAATTTAGTCATGGGCAATGGCGATAAAGCGCTCGATCACTTTAACCGTTTTTGGATTAATACCACGTTGGGCTTAGGTGGTTTAATTGACGTAGCTTCAGAAGCAGGCATTACTGATCATAATGAAAAGGCGTTTAGTGACGCGATAGGTCATTATGGAGTAGGGAATGGGCCGTATGTGATGGTTCCGGCTTATGGCCCTTGGACTGTCAGAGAATCGGCTGACATAGTTGACGGTATGTACGTTCCTTTGTCTTACCTTAACATCTGGGCAGGGTTAGGTAAGTGGGCGCTTGAAGGCTTAGAGAGTCGCGCTGTGTTAGCGAAGCAAGAGTCATTACTCGATGACTCACCCGATCCATATGCATTAGTGCGTGATGTTTACGTTCAACGCCAAGACTTTAAGGCAGAGATTGAAACGGAAGACTATGATGCAGAAGAAGAAGCCTACCTAGATGAATATCTAGAAGACTTTTAA